In Reichenbachiella agarivorans, one genomic interval encodes:
- a CDS encoding bifunctional 3-deoxy-7-phosphoheptulonate synthase/chorismate mutase type II, producing the protein MKINLTLSPIENWIEGLNTPLIIGGPCSAESEEQVLETARQIKANTNIQVLRAGIWKPRTRPGAFEGIGVVGLKWLEKAKKETGLLTAVEVANAEHVELALKFNVDILWVGARTTVNPFSVQEVADALKGHDVPVLVKNPINPDIQLWIGALERINQAGITKLGAIHRGFSAKSGSQYRNDPTWEIAIELKRLIPNLPMVCDPSHIAGNRALIEPISQKAFDLQMDGVMIESHIDPDNALSDAKQQITPKTLAGILDRLIIREPNSEDVDFELRLKNLRGKIDKIDNELLEVMAQRMQVAEEIAMHKKEHNITILQVGRYEEIMENRVAKGKSLLLQEQFVHDLYEMIHNNSIKRQTAIMNGSESTENA; encoded by the coding sequence TCCGTTAATCATCGGCGGTCCATGTAGCGCAGAGAGCGAAGAACAAGTATTAGAAACAGCACGTCAGATCAAAGCCAATACCAATATTCAGGTATTGAGAGCAGGTATTTGGAAACCAAGAACTAGACCAGGAGCCTTTGAAGGAATTGGTGTGGTAGGTTTGAAATGGTTGGAAAAAGCGAAGAAAGAAACGGGACTTTTGACAGCTGTAGAAGTTGCTAATGCTGAGCACGTAGAGTTGGCGTTGAAATTCAACGTAGACATACTTTGGGTAGGAGCTAGAACTACTGTGAATCCATTCTCAGTACAAGAAGTAGCTGATGCCTTGAAAGGACACGATGTACCAGTCTTGGTCAAAAACCCAATCAACCCAGATATCCAGTTGTGGATAGGAGCATTGGAAAGAATCAACCAAGCAGGTATCACCAAATTGGGTGCAATCCACAGAGGGTTCTCTGCGAAGAGCGGTTCACAATACAGAAACGATCCTACTTGGGAGATCGCAATCGAGTTGAAGAGGTTGATCCCTAACTTGCCAATGGTATGTGATCCAAGTCATATCGCGGGCAACAGAGCATTAATCGAGCCTATCTCACAGAAGGCATTTGACTTGCAAATGGATGGTGTGATGATCGAGTCTCACATCGATCCAGACAATGCTTTGAGTGATGCTAAACAGCAAATCACACCAAAGACTTTGGCTGGGATTCTTGACAGATTGATCATCAGAGAACCTAATTCTGAGGATGTAGATTTTGAATTGAGATTGAAAAATCTAAGAGGTAAAATCGACAAGATCGACAATGAATTGCTAGAGGTAATGGCGCAAAGGATGCAAGTAGCTGAAGAAATAGCGATGCATAAGAAGGAGCACAACATCACTATCTTGCAAGTGGGTAGATATGAAGAAATCATGGAAAACAGAGTAGCAAAAGGCAAGAGTCTTCTACTACAAGAGCAATTTGTACATGACTTGTACGAGATGATTCACAACAACTCGATCAAGCGTCAGACGGCCATCATGAATGGTTCTGAGTCTACAGAAAATGCGTAA